A window of Microcoleus sp. bin38.metabat.b11b12b14.051 genomic DNA:
TCTCCCGGATACTCTGGCTAATCCCCACAAAAAGGCGATCGCCAGCAGTTGTTTTTCCCCAGCAGAAAGTCGGTGTTTGGGTACTGGTTTACCTTCTGGATCGTAAATCGAGAGGCTAAATGTGTCAGTGTCGATCGCCACTCTATGCACCAGGTCGGTTTTGTGCAACAGGTAGCGAAAACAGTCGGTAATCTCTATTTCGAGTTTGTTGAGTTTTTTGAGAGTGAGTTTTTCTTTGAAGAGTTTGAGGGTATCTTGCGCTTTGGCGATCGAAGCGATGACGTGTTGGCTGTTTCGGATGGTAATATATTCGCTACTGTAGCTTTCTAGTTCTTTCTGGGTTTTGGCTAATTCTTTGTCTAATTCGTCGATACGGCGATCGGCTGATTCCAAAGCTGCGGCTGCGATTGCGACTGCTTTTTGAGCATTCCTGACTTCTGATTCTAGTTTCTCGTAGGCTTCAGGGGAAGCTGCGGCGGCTAGTTGTCTGTCTGTGAAATCGATTTCTGTTTCGATGTCTGTGACTTCTGCTATTTGTTGGGCGGCGAGAGTTTGCTGGGCTTTGATGTGATACCCGAGGAGGTTTTCTAGTTGCTGGATGTTCTCGTTGTTAGCGTCGATCCACGGCGGGGTGTCGGTTCCGGCTTGCTGTTGCAGATTGTCATTTTCTTGGCGGATGAAGTCTTGAATTTTATCTAGCTGTTGGGGATCTAAGGAGATTTCGGCGATATAGTTGAGAAGGCGATCGCTGCTTTGTTTGATAACATTTTGGGCAATCTTGGCTTGCTGCTGGCTGGCTTCGGTTTCGGCTTGGGTTTTCGCTGCACTTAGCAAGGGTGAAATTAGGGCTAGCGGTAGCGTATTTGATGCCAATTCCATCAGGGATTGACGAGTTTTTTCTGCCCGATCTCTGTAGTTGTTTAGTTGTATGTCTAGTTGACTGCGATCGGCCGCAATTTTCCCGCCTTGATAAATAAATTTGTCTGATGCTTGTCTCTGATTTGTTTCAGCTTTATCGAATTCATTTTTAAGGCTACCTCGTTTTTCTATCGCCAATTGTTTCTTATCAGTAATTTCCTGAAAAGTTTGTTCAATTTTTTCTAAAGCTGCCAAATCTTTTTTTCCCGCAATTTCTTTGCGCTTGCGACTGGCTAATATTTCTAGATCGACAGCGAGGCGTTCTGCTAATTCTAAGCCTAACAGAGATTTAATCGCCCCAACGACAAACTCGGGAGGCGTTTCGAGTTCGGCGAGTTCTTTTACTTGTTCACCGTCAAACAAAAATAGGTTGGATATTCCGACTGGTAAAAGGGTTTCGATATATTCGTCCCAGGTGTTTGTGACCGCTTTGTCCGACCACCAATCCTTGACTATTTCACTGTATATAAGAACGCTGAGGCTATCTTTAATGTCGAGTTTTTTCCAGTATCTAACAATTTTGAATTGAGTTAATTTGTCGTCTTGGACTTGTTCAAAGGTTAGTTCGACGCGGGTATCTTCTAATGCAGGAGTGTGTCGGTTGATGGATTGATTGAGGAAGTCGCTGTAGCTTAAATTGCCTCTGGTGGAACATTGGGCGCGGCCGCCGTAGAGGGCGAGGCGAATCGCGTCCATGAGGGTGGTTTTTCCGCCGCCATTCATGCCGCCAAATAGGATTACTGGGCAGGGATTTCCGTCTTTTTCGGGGCGGAGGTTGATAGTTTGGGTTCCTGCGTAGGGGCCGAAGTTTTTGAGTACGAGTTCGAGGAATTGCATTGTAGATGTTGTCGAGATGTGATAAGAGTTGGTGAGTTGGTGAGTTTGATAGCGAACGCGAGAATTTTTTGATGAGTCTCATAATCCGCGATTCCGATAATCCGCCAGGGGTTTTTAACCCCTGTCTCATAGCGAAAGTCCTCTCAAAGAGGACTGAAATTCACCATGATTTAATCTGAGTTTTACAGTCGGTTTTAACCGACTTTCGCTATGAGACGGGGAATTGATTCCCCGGCGGACTTGTGGATAAATGCGAGAGTTTGATCTATCTGTTAATTCTCCGGCGGACTCCGATACCAAGGAGTTGGGCGATCGTCTCGATCGGTGATTTGTTCTAAATGCGAATTTACGGTGTTTTGCAAATGATGTTCCTTTTGATTGATAACATAAGCGACTGCTTGTTCAAGTTGTCTTTGTCCTAAAGAGAATACTCCATATCCTTCTTGCCAGCCAAATCTATTGGGATTTTGCCGAATTTGATTGAGATAATGGCTGCTGCTACCTTTAATATTTTTCACAAATTCAGCGATTGATTGTGTCGGAGGAATGGAAACTATTAAATGGATGTGATTTTCTGTACCACCGATAGCGTGGACGATGCAATTGAGGGTGTCCGCTTTGCCGATGATATAATGGTAAAGTTCTGTTTCTTTTTGTGGAGATATCAGAGGTTGCCTCTCTTTTTTTGCCCAAACTAAATGATAGTACAGCCGCCACATTGCCATAAATATGTTCCCTTATTTTTGTGTGACTTTTTGATTTTTTTCTTATATATTAACCAGGTTATTTTACCATAGGGGCAGCTTGTTAGTACACCTCTGTGACAACTCGCGAGTCCCATAGTCCGATAACTCGCGAGTCCCATACTTCGACAATCCGCAAGTCCGATAGTCCGCCAGGGGTTAAAAACCCCTGTCTCATAGCGAAAGTCCTCTCAAAGAGGACTGAAATTCACCATGACTTAATCTGGGTTTTGCAGTCGGTTTTAACCGACTTTGGCTATGAGACGGGGAATTGATTCCCCGGCGGACTTGGGGGGAAGCGCAAAAGTTCGTTAGCGAAGCCCGCCCCTACGGGGGCTACGCCAACGAAGAGGATCGCCCTATTCGTCCTAATCTTTACTCTTTCCCTCTGCTACATCGGGAGTAGAATATTTGATATCCGCCCAAGATAGCTGCTTCCCTTGATTGCTGCTGCTTTCAAGTTCTTGTTTGAGTTTGGCAATATCGACGGTATCGTTTTTGGCGGAAGTGTTGGTTTGGGCGATCGCACTTTTGACTTGCTGAATATTCAGGGCCGGATTTGCTTTCACATCTTCGACTGCTTTTTTCAAATTTCGTTGATAATGGGCGTTACCAATGGCTTCATCCTGCGATCGCGAACTGGTTTCAAAACACTTGTCTAAATCCGCGTAAATGCCTGTACGGCGGGGTTTTGTGTAGTATTGGCGTTCTGTATCGAGGAGTTTTGCCATCAATTCGAGGTGCATTTCGTCATCGCTACAAATTTCTGCGATCGCAGTCCATTCGTCGCTACCTAGGAGTTTCCTTTCGGCGGCGGGACGGGAATCTACAAAAGGTTCCCCCGTGACTTCTTCGTAAATCCGGGGCAGACTGTCGTCAAATTCGTGTCTTTCTTCTAGCCAAATACGGCGGATTTCGCTAAGTTCTTCCGGGGAAATTAAAGTTATATCTCGCATTTCTTCTGGTGCTTTAGAACGAATTTCAGTTTGAACAGAAAGAAGTCGCCTCAATAAATGATCGCGCGCTTCTTTACTATAGGGGCCTGGAATCGGCTCAATAGATTTTTCACCCTCTAAATTGCGTTCATATAGTTGGACATTGCCATTACGCCGCCTAAAGTCACGTCGATCGCGACTATCTTCAACATCCAATTCTACACGGAAATCTAGTAGAGGTTGCAACCACTCTTTTTCTTCATCATTTTGAATCATTGCTGTTAGCGATTTATCCTGGCTAACCATTGTACATACCCAGCACCCAAAACGAGAACTGCCACAGCTAGGGGTAGAAGTATCGACAACTAGGGGGCATTCATTATCAGCACTAGCACCCCGATACATACTGAACAAATCTTTGTTGCTGTATCCCCAAGGATTGTCCCACTGCATCAGATAGAGCCAAACTTCATCATCACGCCAGTCTTCAATAGGACTATAAACCAGAGAGTTAGGTAAGTTCATATTAGGACTTAGGCGATCGCGTACCCGTCTGGCTTCCATTTTTTTCATCCTATGAGCACGCTTTGTGCTTTCAGCTTTACGAGTCCCTAAGACAAGTATAGTTTCACCGCTACTTCGGATAATATTGCGAATAAAACGGTTAGATGGAGAGATTTTTAGGCGATCGGTACACCAGCGAAACTTACCTCTTGGTGCTGGGTATCCTTTACCAATCAAACCTACCCAAAAAGTATCTGTCCACTCTGGTTGTAGCACATTAGTAGCTATCGGCATTTGTTGTTCTCTAGCAGCAACATTCATTTGCTTAATAGACTTGCGAACCCATACAGATACGATAGGATTTTCTACCAGAGTGTCAGTTGTAATGACATCAATTTTCTTGGTTCGCTTGGACTGTGGAAGTTTAGCTATCGCATTCCAAATTAGCTGTAATACCGCACTTGAATCTTTGCCACCACTATATCCAATTACCCAAGGAATGTCATCCAGACAATATAACTCTTGGATTTCCTCAGTTAGCAATTCTATGTCTTCTATTAATTCTGTAACGGTGCGACCCGGCAGTAATGACATCTGTTGAGTTTGTATCACGGTTAAAATCTCCTCGTATCAATATTAAAATTATAGAATACAATATAATCATCGCTAAAAGTTTATTGTAAGATTTGTTGTTTGCCTGTTTGAACAATATTCTCGCTGATTGGTTTACATATCTATGGTTGGTGATGTATGATCATTATACCAAAGTTTGATAAAATAATATGTCTGACAATAACCCTGATCAGTTCAATCCAAAGCCGGGAATTGATGAATTCCTAGAGCCTTACTTTGCCAAGTACCACCGTCAGAAATGCTATCCAGGGCTAACTTTTCAGCAGGGGAAGCGGCAGATGGTGCAAATTAATATCCCGGCTGATGATTTGCCTACCCTCCTCCAAGCACAACCCTCAACTGGTAACGATCCTGATTCTGGTAAAAATCGCCCAGAGGTAACGGGTCATGCTGAGGAAGTAAAACAATATATTCTGAAGCGCGCTAGAAACGATCAACCCTGGATTTTGGGAACACTGACAGCAAATGTCGATCCTCAAAAGATTGAAATTATAGAACTCGGTCGGGGGATTTGTCTAGTAGTGATTCCTCGTGGAGTCAAGTTAGATATTACTGATGGACAGCATCGCAAGCGAGCTATTCACGAGTTAATTGTAAGTGCTGACGGCGAGTTAATAGGTAATAATGATTTTCCGATAACGCTGGTTTTAGAGAATGATTTTAACCAGTGTCAGGCGGATTTTAGAGATATGGCGCAGACAAGACAACTGGATAAATCGTTGCTTTTATCATTTGGTGAATTTGAAGGTGTGGTTGGTATTACCAAAAGCTTAGTTGAACAGGTGTTAATTTTTAATGGTAAAACCGATAAAATCAATCAGACTCCCGATCGGAAAAAGAAACTTGTATACACAATGAATTTTATAGCCAGATTTGTGAGTTGCGCGTTTACTGAAGTTCCAAGTAATGAACTTAAAGATTATGAAGTTGCCAAAGTATCACATACTTTGGCTGTACGTCTCAATGACTTTTTTTCACAATGCAGTCATACTAAACATTTTTCAGAAACCAGAGTTGAAGACTTGAGAGTTGAAAATGTCGAGCGGTTTCAGGAAGATTGTATCTTAGGTAGAAGTGTAGGACTAGAAATTTTAGGTCGGTTGCTACACTGTACCTATGACGCCGATAGCCAAGATTTTGAAAATGAACAAATATCGAAATTGGCACAACTAGATTGGTCTAGAAAAAGTCATCTTTGGGAGGGAAATGTTGTTTTGTCTAACCCTAGCCCTAAAAAAAATAAATCGTACAAAATATCAGCAAGTGCTAGCGCTGTAAGAGTAGCGGTTGAGGCAGCAAAAAACGAGTTGGGATGGATTTAACTAATATTATCCACATAGCTATACCTAAATCTACGGTTCAAAAAATTACCTTTTCCACCCCCAAATCAAATATGTCCTACAGCGACTTCAAAACCATCGACCAAGCCGTGTCAACCCTGGATCTAACCGTTGAAGACATTCCCCACTTATTTAGCCAAATTACCCCGATCGCACCTTCAGAACGTCTCAAGGAAACTCTGGATGAGGCTTTAGACTTAGCCTCAAGTATCAGCACCGAAAAAGCTCGATCGGAATTAATCATTACTCCCATTTTACTAGAAATACGGCGCACTTTCAACAACAAAATTGGCTACTTTTCCGGCAATACATTTAACGTAGAAGAGAGCAAAGGATTAACAGGAGCTTGTGACTTTCTCCTGAGTGCGTCGAGCAATCAATCATTGGTGAATGCCCCAGTTTTGACATTAGTCGAAGCCAAAGACAACGATATTAGAATCGGATTGGGACAGTGTGCCGCTCAGATGGCAGCAGCTCAGCTATTTAATGCTCGCAAAGGGCAAGAACAATCGGCGATTTATGGAGCAGTTTCAACGGGAACTAACTGGAAATTTCTCATCCTAGAAAATCAGTTATTGAAAATTGATTTGACTGAATATTTTATTACTCAGATAGACCAAATTTTGGGCATTCTTGCAGAACCGTTTCGACGCTATTTTAATTAAAGTCACATATTTTAGTGTATCACGGGCGTGGCGCCTCTGGTGTATCTGCGGTTTCCAAGCCCAGCCGCTTTTTCAAATAATCAGTCATCCAATTAACACTCGCCCTCGACTTAGAAATTCCCCCTTTCACCAAAAATCCTCTCTCCCAATCAGGATTGGAAATCGACCAATCAACCTGCTGCAAAAGGCTCAAATGTTCCTCCCAACTCTCAGAAAAAACCGACAGCAAAGCAGCCCCAACTTCCCCCAAACTCTCCAGTACAACACTATGACAGTGCACGGAATCCCGGCGGATTTCCGCCGCTGCAACTTGCTTTTGCAGAACTAATTGCCAATCTGGAATAAAATTGCTAACTGCGTTCCAATAACTAACCGCTTGTTGTATTTGCTGAGTAAGTTCTGCCTCTTTTTCCTGTTTTGTGGCGCGGTAACGAGGGGGTTTGGTTTGTTTGCTGCTGTGGATGTTGGACAGCAAAGCTATCATAGCGCGATCGATCGCACTTAGCGCAAACAATTTGGGCGATCGCCCATTCAGACTCCCCTTCTCCATCTGAGTCAAACACCGGAAAACCTCAACCTGCTTAACAACCGCCTTCAACACCAAAGCCGAATCATCCCGGTGGTTGTACAGTAGACTTAGCGACGACTCCAAAGGAACTTGAAAACTGTTCAAATCGGCAAACTTTTGCTGCGAATTTTCCAAGCCAATATCGAGAAACAAAATCAGCGCCACCGTCTCGTATCCCAACTGCGGATTTTCCTGCAAAGCCATTTCAAAAGCCGCGCGCCGATGCTGTCCGTCATTAATAGTAAACTTAGCATCCATCGGCACTCGTAAGCGACCGATTTTCCGTTCTTCCGCCAGATTTCCCACTGCTTCAAAAGTAATGTCCGCATCAATAGAAGCAGCGATCGCCCCACAAGTGTAATTTCCAGAATTTTTGACAAAATAATCGGCAATTTCAGGAATCCTAGCCCTGTTAAGCGCGCGTTTCGCCCGCAGAGACGGCGGCAATTCTTCAGCATCTAAGGGGAAGAATTTGGGCAAAAAACGCACCGGACACATCGATACGTAATATTCGCGGCCCGCTTGAATTCCCCG
This region includes:
- a CDS encoding DNA sulfur modification protein DndB, which produces MSDNNPDQFNPKPGIDEFLEPYFAKYHRQKCYPGLTFQQGKRQMVQINIPADDLPTLLQAQPSTGNDPDSGKNRPEVTGHAEEVKQYILKRARNDQPWILGTLTANVDPQKIEIIELGRGICLVVIPRGVKLDITDGQHRKRAIHELIVSADGELIGNNDFPITLVLENDFNQCQADFRDMAQTRQLDKSLLLSFGEFEGVVGITKSLVEQVLIFNGKTDKINQTPDRKKKLVYTMNFIARFVSCAFTEVPSNELKDYEVAKVSHTLAVRLNDFFSQCSHTKHFSETRVEDLRVENVERFQEDCILGRSVGLEILGRLLHCTYDADSQDFENEQISKLAQLDWSRKSHLWEGNVVLSNPSPKKNKSYKISASASAVRVAVEAAKNELGWI
- the dndD gene encoding DNA sulfur modification protein DndD, translating into MQFLELVLKNFGPYAGTQTINLRPEKDGNPCPVILFGGMNGGGKTTLMDAIRLALYGGRAQCSTRGNLSYSDFLNQSINRHTPALEDTRVELTFEQVQDDKLTQFKIVRYWKKLDIKDSLSVLIYSEIVKDWWSDKAVTNTWDEYIETLLPVGISNLFLFDGEQVKELAELETPPEFVVGAIKSLLGLELAERLAVDLEILASRKRKEIAGKKDLAALEKIEQTFQEITDKKQLAIEKRGSLKNEFDKAETNQRQASDKFIYQGGKIAADRSQLDIQLNNYRDRAEKTRQSLMELASNTLPLALISPLLSAAKTQAETEASQQQAKIAQNVIKQSSDRLLNYIAEISLDPQQLDKIQDFIRQENDNLQQQAGTDTPPWIDANNENIQQLENLLGYHIKAQQTLAAQQIAEVTDIETEIDFTDRQLAAAASPEAYEKLESEVRNAQKAVAIAAAALESADRRIDELDKELAKTQKELESYSSEYITIRNSQHVIASIAKAQDTLKLFKEKLTLKKLNKLEIEITDCFRYLLHKTDLVHRVAIDTDTFSLSIYDPEGKPVPKHRLSAGEKQLLAIAFLWGLARVSGRQLPVAIDTPLGRLDSSHRNNLVEKYFPSASHQVILLSTDTEISQVEYDKLQELEAIAHCYLLNYDSTKRQTTVEPGYFW
- the dndC gene encoding DNA phosphorothioation system sulfurtransferase DndC, which gives rise to MSLLPGRTVTELIEDIELLTEEIQELYCLDDIPWVIGYSGGKDSSAVLQLIWNAIAKLPQSKRTKKIDVITTDTLVENPIVSVWVRKSIKQMNVAAREQQMPIATNVLQPEWTDTFWVGLIGKGYPAPRGKFRWCTDRLKISPSNRFIRNIIRSSGETILVLGTRKAESTKRAHRMKKMEARRVRDRLSPNMNLPNSLVYSPIEDWRDDEVWLYLMQWDNPWGYSNKDLFSMYRGASADNECPLVVDTSTPSCGSSRFGCWVCTMVSQDKSLTAMIQNDEEKEWLQPLLDFRVELDVEDSRDRRDFRRRNGNVQLYERNLEGEKSIEPIPGPYSKEARDHLLRRLLSVQTEIRSKAPEEMRDITLISPEELSEIRRIWLEERHEFDDSLPRIYEEVTGEPFVDSRPAAERKLLGSDEWTAIAEICSDDEMHLELMAKLLDTERQYYTKPRRTGIYADLDKCFETSSRSQDEAIGNAHYQRNLKKAVEDVKANPALNIQQVKSAIAQTNTSAKNDTVDIAKLKQELESSSNQGKQLSWADIKYSTPDVAEGKSKD
- the dndB gene encoding DNA sulfur modification protein DndB encodes the protein MLTPSFEYILPAIRGIQAGREYYVSMCPVRFLPKFFPLDAEELPPSLRAKRALNRARIPEIADYFVKNSGNYTCGAIAASIDADITFEAVGNLAEERKIGRLRVPMDAKFTINDGQHRRAAFEMALQENPQLGYETVALILFLDIGLENSQQKFADLNSFQVPLESSLSLLYNHRDDSALVLKAVVKQVEVFRCLTQMEKGSLNGRSPKLFALSAIDRAMIALLSNIHSSKQTKPPRYRATKQEKEAELTQQIQQAVSYWNAVSNFIPDWQLVLQKQVAAAEIRRDSVHCHSVVLESLGEVGAALLSVFSESWEEHLSLLQQVDWSISNPDWERGFLVKGGISKSRASVNWMTDYLKKRLGLETADTPEAPRP
- the tnpA gene encoding IS200/IS605 family transposase; the protein is MAMWRLYYHLVWAKKERQPLISPQKETELYHYIIGKADTLNCIVHAIGGTENHIHLIVSIPPTQSIAEFVKNIKGSSSHYLNQIRQNPNRFGWQEGYGVFSLGQRQLEQAVAYVINQKEHHLQNTVNSHLEQITDRDDRPTPWYRSPPEN